The following are encoded in a window of Chloracidobacterium sp. genomic DNA:
- a CDS encoding ABC transporter permease — MSRMRLTIFRDHGWLLYSLVLRDLRGRYKGSFLGFFWTFLNPLLLMLTYSVVFGYFLQVNAPAYPAFILSGLLPWIWFSTALLQGSTSILEGASYVGKTIFPTPVLPLVPVLAGMVNYLLSLPLLLMLLLFFKLPVGWGLLVFPILVIIQTLLLCGLTMALSALSVTFRDTQHLLGHIITILFFMMPIMYPLRAIPERARWIVEHNPLVGLFYGYQQIFYYGEVPDPRRLLWLFVFAVAVFYGGQFTFNRQAESFAELI, encoded by the coding sequence ATGTCGCGGATGCGTCTGACGATCTTCCGCGACCACGGCTGGTTGCTCTACTCGCTCGTGCTGCGCGACTTGCGCGGCCGCTACAAGGGTTCCTTTCTCGGCTTTTTCTGGACGTTCCTCAACCCGCTGCTGCTGATGCTGACCTACAGCGTGGTGTTCGGGTACTTCCTCCAAGTCAATGCGCCGGCCTACCCGGCGTTCATCCTGAGCGGCCTGCTGCCCTGGATCTGGTTCTCGACGGCCCTGCTGCAAGGCTCGACCTCCATTCTGGAAGGCGCGTCCTACGTGGGGAAAACCATTTTCCCGACGCCGGTGCTGCCGCTCGTACCGGTGCTGGCCGGTATGGTCAACTACCTGCTGTCCTTGCCGTTGCTCCTGATGTTGCTGCTGTTTTTCAAGCTGCCCGTGGGGTGGGGCCTTCTGGTTTTCCCCATACTGGTCATCATCCAGACGCTGCTGCTGTGTGGTCTGACGATGGCCCTTTCAGCCCTCAGCGTCACCTTTCGCGACACCCAACACCTGCTCGGCCACATCATCACCATCCTGTTCTTTATGATGCCGATTATGTATCCGCTGAGGGCGATTCCGGAACGAGCGCGCTGGATTGTAGAACATAATCCGCTGGTCGGGCTTTTTTATGGCTACCAGCAAATCTTCTATTATGGCGAAGTCCCCGACCCACGCCGCTTGCTGTGGCTATTTGTCTTCGCTGTCGCCGTTTTCTACGGCGGGCAATTCACGTTCAACCGGCAAGCGGAGTCTTTCGCCGAACTCATTTAG